Proteins encoded together in one Mycobacterium sp. MS1601 window:
- a CDS encoding NAD-glutamate dehydrogenase → MTVNPGATENSVLSPDLLTRLRDAYQATYRGPHGDAPVTGGDAADTGPVKQIAAAEDNIPTALLTAHVALARRRPAGQVSVAAYDDGESFAPAMQVVTDHGGMQMDSVTVLLHRLGVAYTAIMNPVIRVRRDASGELLDIVTGADDNGATTETWIHIQLVESVNRAALEKAAEALPRVLSDARQVALDSVAMDSALLSLAALLDADDADRFPGPDRSDVADLLRWLADGHFVMLGYQRCPVSDGQASVDTSSRLGVLKFREDVLPQLTGNDDLLVLAQATMPSYLRYGAYPYIVVVREDSGDGQAIEHRFVGLFTVAAMSANVLEIPLIAKRVHAALALAENDPSHPGQLLLDVIQTVPRSELFALSAEELRDMAKAVIDLGSRRRSLLFIRGDQLGHFVSCLVYLPRDRYTTAVRLEMQDILVREFGGTSIDYAARVSESPWALVHFTVKMPPGTNPQSIDVSEANEVRIQHLLTEAARTWGDRLLGAVAEGSIGHRLAEHYSSALPEVYKQAVSPQEAIDDIAIIEGLGDNTVKLVFEDAGDGGNAQLKWYLGGRSASLSELLPMLQSMGVIVLDERPFTVTRPDGLPVWLYHFRISSHPTIAPAAPEDIADVAQRFADTVTAIWHGRVEIDRFNELVLRAGLTWQQVTIIRAYAKYLRQAGFPYSQSHIETVVNGNALTARALVQLFEAVFDPDLAEADRSQRAQLAAAAVAADIDALVSLDTDRVLRAFASLVQATLRTNYFVTDANSARSNGVLSVKLNPGLIDELPLPRPKFEIFVYSPRVEGVHLRFGSVARGGLRWSDRREDFRTEVLGLVKAQAVKNAVIVPVGAKGGFVVKNPPLSNDRDAVRAEGVACYRLFISGLLDVTDNIDRTAGGERASGEVIAPQRVVRRDGDDAYLVVAADKGTATFSDIANDVAKSYGFWLGDAFASGGSVGYDHKAMGITAKGAWESVKRHFREMGVDTQAQDFTVVGIGDMSGDVFGNGMLLSEHIRLVAAFNHMHIFLDPNPDAASTFTERRRLFDLPRSTWDDYDRTLLSPGGGIYSRDQKSIPITPQVRAALGLGDVTELTPPALVKAILQAPVDLLWNGGIGTYIKAENQSDADVGDRANDPVRVNANQVRAKVIGEGGNLGVTSLGRIEFDLAGGRINTDALDNSAGVDCSDHEVNIKILVDSLVTVDKVHPDQRTALLESMTDEVGELVLADNAAQNDLMGTSRANAASLLNVHARQIKDLEDNRGLNRELEALPSDKEIRRRTEVGLGLTSPELATLMAHVKLALKDDVLASELPDQDVFAARLPSYFPAPLRENFTAEIRSHQLRREIVTTMLVNDLVDTGGISYAYRVTEDVGVAPVDAVRTFVATDAIFGVGDVWRRIRAASLENGVPVHVSDRMTLDLRRLVDRAGRWLLNNRPQPLAVGAEINRFATKVAALTPRMPEWLRGDDKAIVTKEAAEFASHGVPQDLAYMVSSGLYQYSLLDIIDVADIVDRDEAEVADTYFALMDHLGTDGLLTSVSGLPRDDRWHALARLAIRDDIYSSLRTLTLDLLAVGEPDESGEEKIAEWHHTNGSRLERARRTLDEIYAEDERDLATLSVAARQIRNMTRSGSSA, encoded by the coding sequence ATGACGGTGAATCCGGGTGCCACGGAGAATTCGGTGCTTTCCCCGGACCTTTTGACCCGGCTTCGGGACGCCTATCAGGCGACCTACCGCGGGCCGCACGGCGACGCTCCCGTCACCGGTGGGGACGCTGCTGATACCGGGCCTGTGAAGCAGATTGCCGCGGCCGAGGACAACATCCCCACCGCATTGCTGACCGCGCACGTCGCGCTGGCCCGACGGCGTCCGGCGGGGCAGGTCTCTGTTGCCGCCTACGACGACGGCGAGAGCTTCGCCCCGGCAATGCAGGTGGTCACCGACCACGGCGGCATGCAGATGGACTCGGTGACGGTGTTGTTGCACCGTCTCGGTGTCGCTTACACGGCGATCATGAACCCCGTGATCCGGGTGCGCCGCGACGCTTCCGGAGAACTGCTCGACATCGTGACGGGGGCTGACGACAACGGGGCCACCACAGAAACGTGGATCCACATCCAACTGGTTGAATCGGTGAACCGCGCCGCCCTCGAGAAAGCGGCCGAGGCGCTGCCCCGGGTGCTCTCCGATGCCCGGCAGGTGGCGCTGGACTCGGTGGCGATGGATTCGGCGCTGCTGAGCCTGGCCGCGCTGTTGGACGCCGATGACGCCGATCGTTTTCCCGGCCCCGATCGCAGCGACGTGGCAGATCTGCTGCGGTGGTTGGCCGACGGCCACTTCGTGATGCTGGGCTATCAGCGCTGCCCGGTCAGCGACGGCCAGGCGTCGGTGGATACCTCCAGCCGCCTCGGTGTGCTGAAATTCCGCGAGGACGTGCTGCCGCAGCTGACCGGAAACGACGATCTGCTGGTGCTGGCGCAGGCCACCATGCCGAGCTATCTGCGCTACGGGGCCTATCCGTACATCGTCGTGGTGCGGGAGGACTCCGGTGACGGCCAAGCGATCGAGCACCGGTTCGTCGGCCTGTTCACCGTTGCCGCCATGAGCGCGAACGTGCTGGAGATCCCGTTGATCGCCAAGCGGGTCCATGCCGCGTTGGCGCTGGCCGAGAACGACCCCAGCCACCCCGGGCAGCTGCTGCTGGACGTCATCCAGACGGTGCCGCGCTCGGAGCTGTTCGCGCTGTCGGCCGAAGAGCTGCGTGACATGGCCAAAGCGGTCATCGATCTGGGGTCGCGGCGCCGCAGCCTGCTGTTCATCCGTGGTGACCAGCTCGGGCACTTCGTCAGCTGCCTGGTGTACCTGCCGCGTGATCGCTACACCACCGCGGTACGTCTGGAGATGCAGGACATCCTGGTGCGCGAATTCGGCGGCACCAGCATCGACTACGCCGCACGGGTCAGCGAATCACCTTGGGCTCTGGTTCATTTCACCGTCAAGATGCCTCCGGGAACCAATCCGCAGAGCATCGACGTGTCCGAGGCCAACGAAGTCCGCATCCAGCATCTGCTGACCGAGGCCGCGCGCACGTGGGGGGACCGGCTGCTGGGCGCGGTGGCCGAGGGATCCATCGGCCACCGGCTCGCCGAGCACTACTCCTCGGCACTTCCCGAGGTGTACAAGCAGGCTGTCTCGCCGCAGGAAGCCATCGACGACATCGCCATCATCGAGGGATTGGGCGACAACACCGTCAAGCTGGTCTTCGAGGATGCCGGCGACGGCGGCAACGCACAGCTGAAGTGGTATCTGGGCGGGCGCTCCGCGTCACTCAGTGAATTGTTGCCGATGCTGCAGAGCATGGGTGTGATCGTTCTGGACGAGCGGCCGTTCACCGTCACCCGGCCGGATGGACTCCCGGTGTGGCTGTACCACTTCCGCATCTCGTCGCACCCCACCATTGCCCCGGCTGCCCCCGAGGACATCGCCGACGTGGCGCAGCGCTTCGCCGACACCGTCACCGCCATCTGGCACGGGCGGGTGGAGATCGACCGGTTCAACGAGCTGGTGCTGCGGGCCGGACTGACCTGGCAGCAGGTCACCATCATCCGTGCGTATGCAAAGTACCTGCGGCAAGCGGGTTTTCCCTACAGCCAGTCGCACATCGAAACCGTGGTCAACGGCAACGCCCTGACCGCGCGCGCCCTGGTGCAGCTGTTCGAGGCGGTGTTCGACCCCGACCTCGCCGAAGCCGACCGCTCGCAGCGAGCCCAGCTGGCCGCCGCCGCGGTGGCCGCTGACATCGACGCGCTGGTGAGCCTGGACACCGACCGGGTACTGCGGGCGTTCGCGTCCCTGGTTCAGGCCACGCTGCGTACCAATTACTTTGTCACGGACGCGAATTCGGCTCGCAGCAATGGTGTGCTGTCGGTGAAGCTGAACCCGGGCCTGATCGACGAACTGCCGTTGCCGCGGCCAAAGTTCGAGATCTTCGTGTACTCACCGCGGGTGGAAGGTGTGCACCTGCGGTTCGGCTCCGTGGCCCGCGGCGGCCTGCGGTGGTCGGATCGCCGGGAGGATTTCCGCACCGAGGTCCTGGGCCTGGTCAAAGCACAAGCTGTCAAGAACGCGGTGATCGTGCCGGTGGGCGCCAAAGGTGGCTTCGTGGTGAAGAATCCGCCCTTGAGCAACGACAGGGACGCCGTCCGTGCCGAGGGCGTCGCCTGCTATCGGTTGTTCATCTCGGGTCTGCTGGACGTCACCGACAACATCGATCGAACCGCGGGCGGAGAGCGCGCCTCGGGCGAGGTCATCGCACCGCAGCGGGTGGTGCGCCGTGACGGAGACGACGCGTACCTGGTGGTGGCCGCCGACAAGGGCACCGCGACGTTCTCCGACATCGCCAACGACGTCGCGAAGTCCTACGGCTTCTGGCTGGGCGACGCTTTCGCCTCCGGCGGCTCGGTGGGTTATGACCACAAGGCCATGGGCATCACCGCCAAAGGCGCGTGGGAGAGCGTCAAGCGGCACTTCCGAGAGATGGGTGTGGACACCCAGGCACAGGACTTCACCGTCGTGGGCATCGGTGACATGAGCGGTGACGTGTTCGGCAACGGGATGCTGCTGTCCGAACACATCCGGCTGGTGGCCGCCTTCAACCACATGCACATCTTCTTGGACCCGAACCCCGATGCGGCGAGCACCTTCACCGAGCGGCGCCGGCTGTTCGACCTGCCGCGCTCCACCTGGGATGACTACGACAGGACTCTGCTGTCGCCCGGCGGCGGAATCTACAGCCGTGACCAGAAGTCGATACCCATAACCCCGCAGGTGCGAGCCGCACTGGGACTGGGTGACGTCACCGAGTTGACCCCTCCCGCCCTGGTGAAGGCAATACTGCAGGCCCCGGTGGACCTGTTGTGGAACGGCGGCATCGGCACCTACATCAAGGCCGAGAACCAGTCCGACGCCGACGTCGGCGACCGCGCCAACGACCCGGTGCGGGTGAACGCGAATCAGGTGCGCGCCAAGGTGATCGGCGAAGGTGGCAACCTCGGCGTCACGTCTCTGGGGCGCATCGAGTTCGACCTGGCCGGTGGCCGCATCAACACCGATGCCCTGGACAACTCCGCGGGGGTGGACTGCTCCGACCACGAGGTCAACATCAAGATCCTGGTGGACTCGTTGGTGACCGTCGACAAAGTGCACCCCGACCAGCGCACCGCGCTGCTGGAATCGATGACCGACGAGGTGGGCGAGCTGGTGCTCGCCGACAACGCCGCCCAGAACGACCTGATGGGCACCAGCCGCGCCAACGCCGCCAGCCTGCTCAACGTGCATGCGCGTCAGATCAAGGATCTCGAGGACAACCGCGGTCTCAACCGGGAGCTCGAGGCATTGCCGTCGGACAAGGAGATCCGGCGGCGCACCGAAGTGGGTCTGGGCCTGACGTCGCCGGAGCTCGCGACACTGATGGCGCACGTGAAGCTGGCGCTCAAAGACGACGTGCTCGCCAGTGAGCTACCCGATCAGGATGTGTTCGCAGCCCGGCTGCCGTCGTATTTCCCTGCGCCGCTTCGGGAGAACTTCACCGCCGAGATCCGCAGCCATCAGCTGCGCCGGGAGATCGTGACCACCATGCTGGTCAACGACCTGGTCGACACCGGGGGGATCAGTTACGCCTACCGGGTCACCGAGGACGTGGGCGTCGCACCGGTGGATGCGGTGCGCACCTTCGTCGCCACCGATGCCATTTTCGGGGTGGGCGACGTGTGGCGCCGAATCCGAGCGGCCAGCCTGGAAAACGGTGTCCCCGTGCATGTCTCGGACCGCATGACCCTGGATCTGCGGCGCCTGGTCGACCGGGCCGGGCGGTGGCTGCTGAACAATCGACCCCAGCCGCTTGCGGTGGGCGCCGAGATCAACCGGTTCGCCACCAAGGTCGCGGCGTTGACCCCGCGGATGCCGGAGTGGCTGCGCGGTGACGACAAGGCGATCGTGACCAAGGAAGCCGCCGAGTTCGCCTCCCATGGTGTGCCGCAGGACCTGGCGTACATGGTGTCCAGCGGTCTGTACCAGTACAGCCTGCTCGACATCATCGACGTCGCCGACATCGTCGACCGCGACGAAGCGGAAGTGGCTGACACCTACTTCGCCCTGATGGATCACCTGGGCACCGACGGACTGCTCACCTCGGTGTCCGGGTTGCCACGTGATGATCGCTGGCATGCGTTGGCCCGCTTGGCAATTCGAGATGACATCTACAGCTCGCTGCGGACGCTGACGCTGGATCTGCTGGCTGTCGGTGAACCCGACGAAAGCGGCGAGGAGAAGATCGCCGAGTGGCATCACACCAACGGTTCCCGGCTGGAGCGTGCGCGCCGCACCCTCGATGAGATCTACGCCGAGGACGAACGTGACCTGGCCACCCTGTCGGTGGCCGCACGCCAGATCAGGAACATGACACGATCGGGGTCTTCGGCTTGA
- a CDS encoding acyl-CoA thioesterase: MTSVSSERFVTPIGVRWSDIDMYQHVNHATMVTILEEARVPFLTPAFGPTITTVGLLIAEVKVSYKGQLRLIDSPLQVTIWVNRLRAVDFTLGYEVRSVSADPDSRPAVIAETQLAAFDIDEQKLVRLSPTHREYLERWVR, encoded by the coding sequence TTGACGTCTGTAAGCAGCGAACGTTTTGTCACGCCCATCGGCGTGCGGTGGTCCGATATCGACATGTATCAGCATGTCAACCACGCCACCATGGTGACCATCCTGGAAGAAGCCAGGGTCCCGTTCCTGACGCCGGCGTTCGGCCCCACCATCACCACGGTCGGCCTGCTGATCGCCGAGGTCAAGGTGTCCTACAAGGGGCAGCTGCGGCTGATCGACTCACCGCTGCAGGTCACGATCTGGGTGAACCGTTTGCGCGCAGTCGATTTCACTCTCGGCTACGAGGTGCGCTCGGTGAGCGCCGACCCTGATTCCCGCCCGGCCGTGATCGCCGAGACGCAGTTGGCGGCCTTCGACATCGATGAACAGAAATTGGTGCGGTTGTCGCCGACGCACCGGGAGTACCTGGAGCGATGGGTCCGCTGA
- a CDS encoding globin, translating into MPSDPHSFYAAVGGADTFHRIVSRFYEQVAEDEILAPLYPADDMDGAEDRLRMFLEQYWGGPRTYSDQRGHPRLRMRHHPYRIGPLERDAWLRCMHTAIAEIDSQTLDDEHRKALLDYLEMAAQSMMNSPF; encoded by the coding sequence GTGCCCTCGGACCCACATTCCTTCTACGCCGCCGTCGGCGGTGCCGACACGTTCCACCGAATCGTCTCCCGGTTCTACGAGCAGGTCGCCGAGGACGAGATCCTGGCGCCGCTGTATCCCGCCGACGACATGGACGGCGCCGAGGACCGCCTGCGGATGTTCCTCGAGCAGTACTGGGGTGGGCCCCGGACGTACTCCGATCAGCGCGGGCACCCCCGGCTGCGCATGCGGCATCACCCCTATCGGATCGGCCCACTGGAGCGTGACGCCTGGCTGCGGTGCATGCACACCGCAATCGCCGAGATCGACAGCCAGACTCTCGACGACGAGCACCGCAAGGCGCTATTGGACTACCTCGAGATGGCCGCGCAGTCGATGATGAACTCGCCGTTTTAG
- a CDS encoding HNH endonuclease, whose amino-acid sequence MAQRKRNQLNRVGHRAAVGRSGSAVATTLHTVEGVLPPPTDAGSVWGRRRVLLLNSTYEPLTALPMRRAVVMLLCGKADVVHDDPAGPVIHSATRTITVPSVIRLRTFVRVPYRARIPMTRAALMHRDRFRCAYCGAKADTVDHVVPRCLGGEHSWENCVACCASCNHRKADKLLSELGWTLRVTPTPPKGQHWRLLSTVKELDPAWVRYLGEGAA is encoded by the coding sequence ATGGCCCAGCGCAAGCGAAACCAACTGAATAGGGTTGGACACCGCGCCGCGGTGGGCCGATCCGGGTCTGCTGTCGCGACCACGCTGCACACCGTCGAGGGCGTGCTTCCACCGCCCACGGACGCGGGTTCGGTTTGGGGTCGACGCCGGGTTCTGCTGCTCAATTCGACCTACGAACCGCTGACGGCACTCCCCATGCGACGGGCCGTTGTGATGCTGCTGTGCGGTAAGGCCGACGTGGTGCACGACGACCCGGCAGGCCCGGTGATCCACTCGGCGACACGCACCATCACCGTGCCGTCGGTGATCCGGCTGCGCACCTTCGTGCGGGTGCCCTACCGGGCCCGGATCCCGATGACACGCGCCGCTTTGATGCACCGTGACCGTTTCCGTTGCGCCTACTGCGGCGCCAAGGCCGACACCGTGGACCACGTGGTGCCGCGGTGCCTGGGTGGTGAGCACAGCTGGGAGAACTGTGTGGCGTGCTGCGCCAGCTGCAACCACCGCAAGGCCGACAAGTTGCTCTCCGAGCTGGGCTGGACCCTGCGGGTGACCCCCACCCCACCGAAGGGGCAGCACTGGCGGCTGCTGTCCACGGTCAAGGAGCTGGATCCGGCCTGGGTGCGCTACCTCGGCGAGGGCGCGGCCTGA
- the ctaJ gene encoding aa3-type cytochrome oxidase subunit CtaJ, whose product MGGVPLLLFLLLAVIFLRKPGPHPASYKLSEQWTHEPILWAATDEVIGDAHGHGSHEFSVGGGASGKW is encoded by the coding sequence ATGGGCGGGGTGCCGCTGCTGCTGTTCTTGCTGCTGGCCGTGATCTTCCTGCGCAAGCCGGGGCCGCACCCAGCCTCCTACAAGCTCTCCGAGCAATGGACACACGAGCCCATCCTGTGGGCGGCCACCGACGAGGTGATCGGTGACGCGCACGGACACGGTTCGCACGAATTCAGCGTGGGAGGTGGCGCAAGTGGCAAGTGGTGA
- a CDS encoding DUF5130 domain-containing protein, producing MASGEHSTEVSTIDPENLPYGWALTYSGRLSGVTEPGELSETYPFSIKERVELDEALKWGSRASKARFAVYIGDLGAPSAAAARAILAKVPTPDEAVLIAVSPNQKVIEVVYGSALQGRGAESAAPLGVAAATSAFKEGNLIDGLVSAVRVMSAGIARP from the coding sequence GTGGCAAGTGGTGAGCACAGCACCGAGGTCTCGACCATCGACCCCGAGAACCTGCCCTACGGCTGGGCGCTGACCTACAGCGGCCGACTCTCCGGTGTCACCGAGCCCGGCGAGTTGTCGGAGACCTACCCGTTCTCCATCAAGGAGCGGGTGGAGCTCGATGAAGCGCTGAAGTGGGGTTCACGCGCCTCCAAGGCACGGTTCGCCGTCTACATCGGGGACCTCGGCGCGCCTTCGGCCGCCGCCGCGCGCGCCATCCTGGCCAAGGTGCCCACCCCGGACGAGGCCGTGCTGATCGCGGTGTCGCCGAACCAGAAGGTGATCGAGGTCGTCTACGGCTCGGCTCTCCAGGGCCGCGGCGCCGAATCGGCCGCACCTCTGGGGGTTGCGGCCGCCACGTCGGCGTTCAAAGAGGGCAACCTGATCGACGGTCTGGTCAGCGCAGTTCGGGTGATGTCGGCGGGTATCGCCAGGCCCTGA
- a CDS encoding helix-turn-helix transcriptional regulator, translated as MDQGQLADFLRTRREALTPADVGLPTGPRRRTAGLRREEVAALAVISTDYYTRMEQQRGPQPSAEVLASLARALRLNLDERDHLFRLAGHNAPARRPASEQVSLATMRILERLQDTPAQVMSALGETLVQTPAARALLGDETKYEGLSRSVVYRWFTHPGARDVYPEADHPRISRTWVAGTRVAYVRDGPGSRSAQIVDDLLRRSAEFTELWKLHDVAAHNDLNKRIAHPILGVLDVQCQVLHDPALLHTLLVFTAEPGTASYTKLAALGADPQSYLRDDRAQAGTADQWTARL; from the coding sequence ATGGACCAAGGTCAACTGGCTGACTTCCTGCGCACCCGCCGTGAGGCGCTCACGCCGGCAGACGTCGGGTTGCCCACTGGGCCCCGGCGCCGCACCGCGGGACTGCGGCGTGAAGAGGTGGCCGCCCTGGCTGTCATCTCCACGGATTACTACACCCGCATGGAGCAGCAGCGCGGGCCGCAGCCGTCGGCCGAGGTGCTGGCGTCGCTGGCCCGCGCGCTGCGGCTCAACCTCGACGAGCGCGACCACCTGTTCCGGCTGGCCGGACACAACGCGCCCGCCCGCCGCCCGGCGTCCGAGCAGGTCAGTCTGGCGACCATGCGGATCCTCGAGCGGCTGCAGGACACCCCGGCTCAGGTGATGTCGGCGTTGGGGGAGACCCTGGTGCAGACGCCGGCGGCGCGGGCACTGCTGGGCGACGAGACGAAGTACGAAGGTTTGTCCCGCAGCGTGGTCTACCGCTGGTTCACCCATCCCGGCGCGCGCGATGTCTACCCGGAGGCCGACCACCCGCGCATCTCGCGCACCTGGGTCGCGGGTACCCGGGTGGCCTACGTGCGCGACGGCCCCGGCTCACGGTCTGCGCAGATCGTCGACGACCTGCTGCGGCGTAGCGCGGAGTTCACCGAGCTGTGGAAGCTGCACGACGTCGCGGCGCACAACGACCTCAACAAGCGCATCGCCCACCCGATCCTCGGTGTGCTGGACGTGCAATGCCAAGTACTTCACGACCCGGCGCTGCTGCACACCCTGCTGGTCTTCACCGCCGAGCCGGGCACCGCCAGCTATACCAAGCTCGCCGCCCTGGGTGCCGACCCGCAGTCCTATCTGCGCGACGACCGGGCGCAGGCAGGGACTGCCGATCAGTGGACAGCTCGACTCTGA
- a CDS encoding SDR family oxidoreductase encodes MTFDVPDLSGKLAVVTGGSDGIGLGLAGRLAAAGAEVILPVRNPDKGAAAVETITGRLPGAAVSTRRLDLSSLQSVADLAGELTAEGRPIHLLINNAGVMNPPKRQSTADGFELQWGTNHLGHFALTARLLPLLTQGRARVTTQSSISARSNAINWDDLNFEKSYSSGKAYSQSKIANLMFALELQRRSAAAGWGITSNASHPGVTPTNLLAAQPGMGRTSDTFGVRVIRTMARLGVLNTVDGGLLPALYAATSPEASGGKFYGPSRFQHLSGPPAEQEVFRPARDADEAKRLWDISETLVGVQFATA; translated from the coding sequence ATGACATTCGACGTGCCGGATCTGAGCGGCAAGCTGGCGGTGGTGACCGGGGGCAGCGACGGGATCGGGCTCGGTCTGGCCGGCCGCCTGGCCGCGGCCGGCGCCGAGGTGATCCTGCCGGTGCGCAATCCCGACAAGGGCGCCGCCGCCGTCGAGACCATCACGGGCCGGCTGCCCGGCGCTGCCGTGAGTACCCGGCGACTGGACCTGTCCTCGCTGCAGTCGGTGGCAGACCTGGCCGGCGAGCTGACCGCAGAGGGACGGCCGATCCATCTGCTGATCAACAACGCCGGCGTGATGAATCCACCGAAGCGGCAGAGTACCGCCGACGGGTTCGAATTGCAGTGGGGAACCAACCATCTGGGCCATTTCGCGTTGACCGCCCGCTTGTTGCCACTGCTGACGCAGGGGCGGGCGCGGGTCACCACGCAGTCGAGCATCTCCGCCCGCAGCAATGCGATCAACTGGGATGACCTGAACTTCGAGAAGTCCTACTCGAGTGGCAAGGCCTACAGCCAGTCCAAGATCGCCAACCTGATGTTCGCGCTGGAGCTCCAGCGCCGAAGCGCGGCCGCCGGCTGGGGCATCACCAGCAACGCCTCACACCCGGGCGTGACCCCCACCAACCTGCTTGCCGCCCAGCCGGGCATGGGCCGCACCAGCGACACCTTCGGTGTCCGGGTGATCCGCACCATGGCCCGACTGGGAGTGCTCAACACCGTCGACGGGGGCCTGCTGCCTGCCTTGTATGCCGCCACCAGCCCCGAGGCATCAGGTGGCAAGTTCTACGGCCCCAGCCGGTTTCAGCACCTGTCCGGTCCGCCTGCCGAGCAGGAGGTGTTCCGGCCGGCCCGCGACGCCGACGAGGCCAAGCGCCTGTGGGACATCTCCGAGACGTTGGTCGGAGTGCAGTTCGCGACGGCCTGA